Proteins from a single region of Trypanosoma brucei brucei TREU927 chromosome 7, complete sequence:
- a CDS encoding hypothetical protein, conserved (similar to Anoxia up-regulated protein. (Swiss-Prot:Q9VGX3) {Drosophila melanogaster}), which yields MTARFLCLLAILTYVTADSIIEEGSQNTVSHVSAACLFSEALHGIPFGVKALKALAAANVSDASKAREGCQDAVRRAEDASWNNPKAEEAVGRARAALKEAESAENAAKTALSDVEQYAARAPLLAAGKTAPIDDYLKSVAEDNSAASTARRIARGCSLPNRGVNSWVLTQAVESACAIFMGEICRIARTRMVDLRAEYDQLEAAVRRAGEARVAARAAESNARKAAEEAERTAETEEADVQEISREEFEGNVEVPEDKEKTGRTEVEEVPKKDPEGNVEVPEDKEKTERTEVEEVPKKDPEGKVEISDDDHVQELGDDEGEEAEVGNDGSYAESIGGYTLLILLAALFHSAAAHF from the coding sequence ATGACTGCCCGTTTTTTGTGCTTGCTTGCTATACTTACGTATGTCACCGCCGACTCCATAATTGAGGAAGGGTCTCAAAACACAGTGAGTCATGTAAGTGCGGCATGTCTCTTTTCAGAAGCGCTGCATGGAATACCCTTCGGTGTGAAGGCCCTCAAAGCGTTGGCGGCAGCGAATGTCTCGGATGCCTCTAAAGCGAGAGAAGGTTGCCAAGATGCCGTGAGACGAGCGGAGGATGCCTCTTGGAATAATCCCAAAGCGGAGGAGGCCGTCGGACGCGCTCGCGCTGCCCTAAAGGAAGCAGAGAGCGCGGAGAATGCCGCCAAGACGGCCCTGTCGGATGTGGAGCAATACGCGGCCCGTGCCCCACTGCTCGCAGCCGGAAAGACCGCTCCGATTGATGATTATCTGAAAAGTGTTGCAGAGGACAATAGTGCCGCCAGTACTGCAAGACGAATTGCGAGAGGCTGCAGTCTCCCAAATAGAGGAGTTAACTCCTGGGTGCTGACACAGGCTGTGGAATCCGCATGTGCTATTTTCATGGGTGAAATATGTAGGATCGCGAGGACGCGTATGGTTGATCTCAGGGCGGAATATGATCAATTAGAGGCTGCTGTGCGGCGTGCCGGCGAAGCAAGAGTTGCAGCAAGGGCAGCTGAAAGCAACGCACGCAAGGCAGCTGAGGAAGCCGAAAGGACGGCAGAGACGGAAGAAGCGGATGTTCAAGAGATTTCGAGGGAGGAATTTGAGGGAAACGTGGAGGTTCCAGAGGACAAGGAAAAGACGGGAAGAACGGAAGTTGAGGAAGTGCCGAAGAAGGATCCTGAAGGAAACGTGGAGGTTCCAGAGGACAAGGAAAAGACGGAAAGAACGGAAGTTGAGGAAGTACCGAAGAAGGATCCTGAGGGAAAAGTGGAAATTTCTGACGATGATCATGTGCAGGAATTGGGTGAcgatgagggtgaggaagcaGAAGTTGGTAATGACGGCAGCTATGCAGAATCTATAGGAGGATACACATTACTGATCCTTCTTGCAGCACTTTTTCACAGTGCTGCCGCACATTTTTAA
- a CDS encoding hypothetical protein, conserved (similar to Anoxia up-regulated protein. (Swiss-Prot:Q9VGX3) {Drosophila melanogaster}) codes for MTARFLCLLAILMYVTTGPKGGEGFQDTVSHVSAACLMSEALHGVPNSVKVFKTSAAANVSDASKAREGCQDAVRRAEDAFSSTPKVEEAVGRARAALKEAESAENAAKTALSDVEQYAANASALANNNVALVDDYLKSVAEDNSAASTARRIARDCNAPLEVSSWVLTQAVESGCAVFMTVICNTARARMADLRAEYDQLEAAVRRASEARVAARAAESNAHKAAEEAERTAETEKAKVKEVPKKDPEGKVEISDDDHVQELGDDEGEEAEVGNDGSYAESIGGYTLLILLAALFHSAAAHF; via the coding sequence ATGACTGCCCGTTTTTTGTGCTTGCTTGCTATACTTATGTATGTCACCACCGGTCCCAAAGGTGGGGAAGGGTTTCAAGACACAGTGAGTCATGTAAGTGCGGCATGTCTCATGTCGGAAGCGCTGCATGGAGTACCCAACAGTGTCAAAGTGTTCAAGACGTCGGCGGCAGCGAATGTCTCGGATGCCTCTAAAGCGAGAGAAGGTTGCCAAGATGCCGTGAGACGAGCGGAGGATGCCTTTTCGAGTACTCCCAAGGTGGAGGAGGCCGTCGGACGCGCTCGCGCTGCCCTAAAGGAAGCAGAGAGCGCGGAGAATGCCGCCAAGACGGCCCTGTCGGATGTGGAGCAATACGCTGCCAATGCCTCAGCGCTCGCGAACAACAATGTAGCTCTGGTTGATGATTATCTGAAAAGTGTTGCAGAGGACAATAGTGCCGCCAGTACTGCAAGACGAATTGCGAGAGACTGCAATGCCCCACTTGAAGTTAGTTCCTGGGTACTGACACAGGCTGTGGAATCCGGTTGTGCCGTTTTCATGACAGTTATCTGCAACACTGCGAGGGCGCGTATGGCTGATCTCAGGGCGGAATATGATCAATTAGAGGCTGCTGTGCGGCGTGCCAGCGAAGCAAGAGTTGCAGCAAGGGCAGCTGAAAGCAACGCACACAAGGCAGCTGAGGAAGCCGAAAGGACGGCAGAGACGGAAAAAGCGAAAGTTAAGGAAGTGCCGAAGAAGGAtcctgaaggaaaagtggAAATTTCTGACGATGATCATGTGCAGGAATTGGGTGAcgatgagggtgaggaagcaGAAGTTGGTAATGACGGCAGCTATGCAGAATCTATAGGAGGATACACATTACTGATCCTTCTTGCAGCACTTTTTCACAGTGCTGCCGCACATTTTTAA
- a CDS encoding hypothetical protein, conserved (similar to Anoxia up-regulated protein. (Swiss-Prot:Q9VGX3) {Drosophila melanogaster}): protein MTARFLCLLAILTYVTTGPKGGEGFQDTVSHVSAACLMSEALHGVPNSVKVFKTSAAANVLDASKAREGCQDAVRRAEDAFSSTPKVEEAVGRARAALKEAESAENAAKTALSDVEQYAANASALANNNVALVDDYLKSVAEDNSAASTARRIARDCNAPLEVSSWVLTQAVESGCAVFMTVICNTARTRMADLRAEYDQLEAAVRRASEARVAARAAESNAHKAAEEAERTAETEKAKVKEVPKKDPEGKVEISDDDHVQELGDDEGEEAEVGNDGSYAESIGGYTLLILLAALSHSAAAHF from the coding sequence ATGACTGCCCGTTTTTTGTGCTTGCTTGCTATACTTACGTATGTCACCACCGGTCCCAAAGGTGGGGAAGGGTTTCAAGACACAGTGAGTCATGTAAGTGCGGCATGTCTCATGTCGGAAGCGCTGCATGGAGTACCCAACAGTGTCAAAGTGTTCAAGACGTCGGCGGCAGCGAATGTCTTGGATGCCTCTAAAGCGAGAGAAGGTTGCCAAGATGCCGTGAGACGAGCGGAGGATGCCTTTTCGAGTACTCCCAAGGTGGAGGAGGCCGTCGGACGCGCTCGCGCTGCCCTAAAGGAAGCAGAGAGCGCGGAGAATGCCGCCAAGACGGCCCTGTCGGATGTGGAGCAATACGCTGCCAATGCCTCAGCGCTCGCGAACAACAATGTAGCTCTGGTTGATGATTATCTGAAAAGTGTTGCAGAGGACAATAGTGCCGCCAGTACTGCAAGACGAATTGCGAGAGACTGCAATGCCCCACTTGAAGTTAGTTCCTGGGTACTGACACAGGCTGTGGAATCCGGTTGTGCCGTTTTCATGACAGTTATCTGCAACACTGCGAGGACGCGTATGGCTGATCTCAGGGCGGAATATGATCAATTAGAGGCTGCTGTGCGGCGTGCCAGCGAAGCAAGAGTTGCAGCAAGGGCAGCTGAAAGCAACGCACACAAGGCAGCTGAGGAAGCCGAAAGGACGGCAGAGACGGAAAAAGCGAAAGTTAAGGAAGTGCCGAAGAAGGAtcctgaaggaaaagtggAAATTTCTGACGATGATCATGTGCAGGAATTGGGTGAcgatgagggtgaggaagcaGAAGTTGGTAATGACGGCAGCTATGCAGAATCTATAGGAGGATACACATTACTGATCCTTCTTGCAGCACTTTCTCACAGTGCTGCCGCACATTTTTAA
- a CDS encoding hypothetical protein, conserved (similar to Anoxia up-regulated protein. (Swiss-Prot:Q9VGX3) [Drosophila melanogaster]), protein MTARFLCLLAILTYVTADSIIEEGSQNTVSHVSAACLFSEALHGIPFGVKALKASAAANVSDASKAREGCQDAVRRAEDAFSSTPKVEEAVGRARAALKEAESAENAAKTALSDVEQYAARAPLLAAGKTAPIDDYLKSVAEDNSAASTARRIARGCSLPNRGVNSWVLTQAVESACAIFMGEICRIARTRMVDLRAEYDQLEAAVRRASEARVAARAAESNARKAAEEAERTAETEEADVQEISREEFEGNVEVPEDKEKTGRTEVEEVPKKDPEGKVEISDDDHVQELGDDEGEEAEVGNDGSYAESIGGYTLLILLAALFHSAAAHF, encoded by the coding sequence ATGACTGCCCGTTTTTTGTGCTTGCTTGCTATACTTACGTATGTCACCGCCGACTCCATAATTGAGGAAGGGTCTCAAAACACAGTGAGTCATGTAAGTGCGGCATGTCTCTTTTCAGAAGCGCTGCATGGAATACCCTTCGGTGTGAAGGCCCTCAAAGCGTCGGCGGCAGCGAATGTCTCGGATGCCTCTAAAGCGAGAGAAGGTTGCCAAGATGCCGTGAGACGAGCGGAGGATGCCTTTTCGAGTACTCCCAAGGTGGAGGAGGCCGTCGGACGCGCTCGCGCTGCCCTAAAGGAAGCAGAGAGCGCGGAGAATGCCGCCAAGACGGCCCTGTCGGATGTGGAGCAATACGCGGCCCGTGCCCCACTGCTCGCAGCCGGAAAGACCGCTCCGATTGATGATTATCTGAAAAGTGTTGCAGAGGACAATAGTGCCGCCAGTACTGCAAGACGAATTGCGAGAGGCTGCAGTCTCCCAAATAGAGGAGTTAACTCCTGGGTGCTGACACAGGCTGTGGAATCCGCATGTGCTATTTTCATGGGTGAAATATGTAGGATCGCGAGGACGCGTATGGTTGATCTCAGGGCGGAATATGATCAATTAGAGGCTGCTGTGCGGCGTGCCAGCGAAGCAAGAGTTGCAGCAAGGGCAGCTGAAAGCAACGCACGCAAGGCAGCTGAGGAAGCCGAAAGGACGGCAGAGACGGAAGAAGCGGATGTTCAAGAGATTTCGAGGGAGGAATTTGAGGGAAACGTGGAGGTTCCAGAGGACAAGGAAAAGACGGGAAGAACGGAAGTTGAGGAAGTGCCGAAGAAGGAtcctgaaggaaaagtggAAATTTCTGACGATGATCATGTGCAGGAATTGGGTGAcgatgagggtgaggaagcaGAAGTTGGTAATGACGGCAGCTATGCAGAATCTATAGGAGGATACACATTACTGATCCTTCTTGCAGCACTTTTTCACAGTGCTGCCGCACATTTTTAA
- a CDS encoding hypothetical protein, conserved (similar over 232aa to Conserved oligomeric Golgi complex component 7. (Swiss-Prot:P83436) [Homo sapiens]) — translation MQDVPNPNPSIGTSPSTDPASFAFSLDELASENFDVIQWINTSLQCISSANPDGVETDAELEGRITNLYGRLHSYSQEVASSVDDTITQALVRLPRTGLEVGRMVTEVQQLQQALCKIREEAQPAVEMISKPYVAQLNDLKKTQKKLMRCSETLKKASEVDSNMKQLDDIMEKLRVSVSEVDIDLVAVSIREVRQNLADLQKLEVTFGGKQLEAVERHEQLLQRVVETECMEQLRRRVVDRAAHLLKVLDTIGRADAVLQQFSAESIASEKEKVFCLLHHSESKVSRHPISPVRAAEVLKTQLIPSLGCALTDQLDYLMQLAHVYSGNRDITDNAEISEGPESQPVKVLRLMADEIVECLSTCLTPILQCVERNPELISCFEAVRQLSIKIDSTPPKVCVGAEDGRNVKNSLCRRDDIAEQINFYTQTELAHIFEQPKVLESFARREAERVEDLLKDSQSIMKYDRFQVVMNGLMEAVKAVLQFFPDKTLPICVSRWKVALVQSLTFFQPAPHTHQTELLERLSALRKIVQQLLLSTQKMCEDYVKSAEVRRLRPTEVESINSQLSEQLWRPLNNVLVICAAECQQAIKQTVIAPVIATADGYESQPLWRLQSSNGGSAVISNSVLHTPLHLAPSEMVRGFGEAIVEIPLALESLRGGSEGRFDGIEELLEEVTEYWLDDIVRTAVSDFIESKVANIIMCFPLNSDDAAALAVEQLVTDLSYLKSILAAVSDDPFERLESVLSRLKTASIKSGSTIAIRELIAEQGQSKE, via the coding sequence ATGCAGGACGTACCAAATCCAAACCCTTCGATTGGTACTTCACCTTCCACTGATCCCGCGTCGTTCGCGTTCTCGTTAGATGAATTAGCAAGTGAGAACTTTGACGTTATTCAGTGGATAAATACCTCTTTGCAATGTATTTCTTCGGCGAATCCTGATGGGGTAGAAACCGATGCGGAGTTGGAAGGGCGCATCACAAATTTGTACGGCAGATTGCATTCATACTCACAGGAGGTTGCAAGTTCTGTTGACGACACTATCACACAGGCGCTCGTTCGGCTCCCCCGAACTGGGCTGGAAGTCGGCCGTATGGTTACGGAAGTTCAACAACTTCAACAGGCACTTTGCAAAATAAGAGAGGAGGCGCAACCAGCGGTAGAAATGATCTCCAAACCATACGTTGCACAGCTCAATGATCTGAAGAAAACGCAGAAGAAGCTCATGCGCTGCTCTGAAACACTTAAGAAGGCATCGGAAGTTGATAGCAATATGAAGCAATTGGACGATATTATGGAGAAACTTCGTGTTTCGGTGTCAGAGGTGGACATAGACTTAGTGGCGGTGTCTATTAGGGAGGTGCGGCAAAACCTCGCAGACCTTCAGAAATTAGAGGTAACGTTTGGTGGAAAGCAGCTGGAAGCAGTTGAGAGGCatgaacaactcctgcaacGCGTGGTGGAGACCGAATGTATGGAACAGTTACGCCGAAGAGTAGTAGACCGTGCTGCTCATCTCCTCAAGGTACTTGATACTATTGGGAGGGCTGATGCTGTTCTTCAGCAATTTTCCGCAGAGAGCATAGCCtccgaaaaggaaaaagtgtTTTGTCTGCTACATCACTCTGAGTCAAAAGTTTCAAGGCATCCAATTTCTCCCGTGCGTGCGGCAGAGGTGCTGAAAACGCAACTTATACCTTCCTTAGGATGTGCACTCACCGACCAGTTAGACTATTTaatgcagttggcacatgtTTACAGCGGTAATCGCGATATCACGGATAATGCGGAGATTTCTGAAGGGCCCGAGTCGCAACCCGTGAAAGTTTTGCGTTTAATGGCAGATGAAATTGTAGAATGTCTTTCCACTTGCTTAACTCCCATTTTGCAGTGTGTGGAGAGGAATCCTGAGCTTATTTCCTGCTTTGAGGCAGTAAGGCAGCTTAGTATTAAAATTGATTCTACTCCTCCGAAGGTATGTGTTGGTGCTGAGGACGGAAGAAACGTTAAAAACAGTTTGTGTAGGCGGGACGATATTGCAGAGCAAATTAATTTTTATACTCAAACTGAGCTTGCACACATATTCGAGCAACCTAAGGTGCTGGAATCATTTGCACGGCGAGAAGCAGAGCGCGTGGAAGACCTCTTAAAGGATTCGCAATCTATCATGAAGTATGATCGATTTCAAGTAGTTATGAATGGACTGATGGAAGCTGTAAAGGCCGTTCTTCAGTTCTTTCCTGACAAAACATTACCGATCTGTGTGAGCCGATGGAAGGTGGCACTCGTCCAGTCGCTGACATTTTTTCAACCCGCACCTCACACGCACCAGACGGAGTTGTTAGAGCGCCTTTCAGCGTTACGCAAAATTGTTCAACAATTGCTTCTGTCTACGCAGAAAATGTGCGAAGACTATGTCAAATCTGCGGAGGTGCGCCGACTACGTCCAACTGAGGTTGAGTCTATCAATAGTCAACTAAGTGAACAGCTGTGGCGGCCACTAAACAATGTACTGGTGATTTGTGCTGCTGAATGCCAGCAGGCTATAAAACAAACTGTCATTGCTCCCGTTATTGCCACAGCTGACGGTTATGAGTCGCAACCACTCTGGAGGTTACAGTCGAGTAACGGAGGAAGCGCTGTGATTTCCAATTCTGTGCTACACACGCCATTACATCTTGCGCCTAGTGAAATGGTGCGCGGCTTTGGTGAAGCCATTGTGGAAATACCATTAGCACTCGAATCATTACGGGGTGGCAGCGAGGGACGGTTCGACGGCATTGAAGAGTTACTCGAAGAAGTAACGGAATATTGGTTAGATGATATTGTGCGCACGGCGGTATCGGACTTTATTGAGTCTAAAGTGGCCAACATTATAATGTGTTTCCCACTTAATAGCGACGATGCTGCGGCCCTTGCAGTAGAACAACTTGTAACCGACTTGAGTTATTTGAAAAGCATTCTGGCTGCAGTTAGTGATGATCCTTTCGAGCGACTGGAAAGCGTTCTCTCCCGATTAAAAACTGCAAGTATAAAATCTGGAAGCACAATCGCCATTCGAGAACTTATAGCTGAACAGGGACAGTCGAAAGAATAA
- a CDS encoding protein farnesyltransferase beta subunit (similar to Protein farnesyltransferase beta subunit (EC 2.5.1.58) (CAAXfarnesyltransferase beta subunit) (RAS proteins prenyltransferasebeta) (FTase-beta). (Swiss-Prot:P49356) [Homo sapiens]) encodes MSFVPPPASSTTHAQREVELTLLRFLEKYRPEVCDLWGTHSNIYLHADSNEKEEEMCTIDNEEGIVHSLNRESHEKYLKSRLVKLPEYAQRLYNAQPWMVYWTLQAAEMLGITEKLYEQISQDALGEFILSCLQEQPVEDEQKGCWGSEEGGKHGKGSMPQQCGNVYDFLRRCDADHTCAIGFSGGNYGQIPHLATSYAGVCSLCILECPEYLQALPRSAIKRWLLSLRCADGSFRMHIGGEADIRASYCVAVITTLLQLQDVDASSGDILREQEAQFVASCQTHEGGFACGRFASEAHGAYTQCGLAALILMKRPELCNYTALRGWLAARQLRFEGGFNGRTNKLVDSCYAHWVGASHVLLRVGESLAKITTCGETKRSLTSREMLLLDHAQLVDISNLHPESFEAWSQHEEEKQERASRVEAYLSATPLAASWSSSGVPNVLDDDAGDFYFNQRRLQLYILACCQNREEGGLMDKPNYPNDFYHTCYSLSGMSSAQNLQGMQVNRDGRDLSGNSFYAAAVSRGYIPGRRDSYGIVLPSDERSGVSSELHLSKNCLRPTNPIFNINQSKVLFALRTWGAKTFMC; translated from the coding sequence ATGTCTTTTGTACCACCTCCAGCATCATCCACCACTCACGCTCAACGGGAAGTTGAGCTCACTCTCTTACGTTTTTTAGAGAAATACCGGCCGGAGGTCTGCGATCTTTGGGGTACGCACTCTAACATCTATTTGCATGCCGATTCCAAtgagaaagaagaggaaatgtgTACTATAGACAACGAGGAGGGGATTGTACATTCTCTCAACCGAGAGAGCCACGAAAAGTACCTGAAGAGTCGGTTGGTAAAGCTTCCTGAGTATGCGCAACGGCTGTACAACGCGCAGCCGTGGATGGTTTACTGGACGTTGCAGGCTGCTGAGATGCTCGGAATCACAGAGAAATTGTATGAGCAGATATCTCAAGACGCATTAGGGGAGTTCATACTCAGCTGCTTGCAGGAACAACCTGTTGAAGATGAGCAGAAGGGTTGTtggggaagtgaagaagggggaaagcacGGAAAGGGAAGCATGCCTCAGCAATGTGGCAATGTGTATGATTTTCTCCGTCGGTGCGATGCTGATCATACGTGTGCTATTGGGTTCTCCGGGGGAAACTATGGACAGATTCCGCATTTGGCTACATCGTACGCGGGAGTTTGCTCGCTCTGCATCCTGGAATGTCCAGAATACCTTCAGGCTCTTCCACGTTCCGCCATTAAGCGCTGGTTGCTCTCACTTCGCTGTGCCGACGGCAGTTTCCGCATGCACATAGGCGGGGAGGCGGATATTCGCGCATCATATTGTGTCGCGGTTATTACCACATTACTACAGCTCCAGGACGTGGATGCAAGTAGTGGAGATATTCTGAGAGAGCAGGAGGCGCAATTCGTAGCTTCGTGTCAGACACACGAGGGCGGATTTGCGTGCGGGAGGTTTGCCAGCGAAGCGCACGGGGCCTACACTCAATGCGGGTTAGCTGCCCTGATTTTGATGAAGAGACCAGAGTTATGCAATTATACGGCGTTGAGAGGATGGCTAGCGGCGCGTCAACTGCGTTTTGAAGGTGGTTTTAACGGAAGAACAAATAAACTGGTGGACTCTTGCTACGCCCACTGGGTGGGCGCATCACACGTGTTACTGCGTGTTGGTGAGAGCCTTGCTAAAATAACGACTTGTGGTGAAACGAAACGCAGCTTAACATCACGGGAAATGCTTTTGCTCGACCACGCGCAGTTGGTCGACATCTCAAACTTACATCCAGAGAGTTTTGAGGCATGGTCCCAacatgaggaagaaaaacaggaACGAGCCAGCCGTGTGGAAGCGTACCTTAGCGCTACACCACTTGCAGCGTCGTGGTCATCATCAGGTGTACCTAACGTTTTGGACGACGATGCGGGCGACTTTTACTTCAATCAGAGGCGGCTACAACTTTACATTTTGGCGTGCTGCCAAAACAGGGAAGAAGGTGGGTTGATGGATAAACCGAACTATCCCAATGATTTTTATCACACTTGTTATTCACTTTCAGGGATGAGCTCCGCGCAAAATCTGCAAGGCATGCAAGTCAACAGAGACGGCCGTGACTTGAGTGGGAACTCATTTTATGCAGCTGCGGTCTCACGGGGTTATATTCCTGGGCGGAGGGACAGTTATGGAATTGTCCTCCCTTCAGATGAACGTAGTGGTGTTAGTAGTGAGTTGCACCTGAGCAAGAACTGTCTTCGCCCTACAAACCCCATTTTCAACATCAACCAGTCAAAGGTTTTGTTTGCACTGCGTACTTGGGGCGCAAAGACTTTCATGTGCTGA
- a CDS encoding chaperone protein DNAJ, putative (similar over 69aa to Chaperone protein dnaJ. (Swiss-Prot:P47265) [Mycoplasma genitalium]), with product MSSADPKTDVPHGFRLIPMLFYEYFAGSAFNVDVLKAIFRSIGTAGSNCGKGLGLFSRTVNIVIAQLSQRVVEWCVVAYFTSSNSLLLHRAAVLHCTFPYVQHYRFTNCWITHFPCSVAKIFVPSFLWNWVRNTIVGLPSLGDDGTDGVNDYGESISFYNSSYASSTPTAVVASSLVSEITEHIIQQIAWAVLFYRSRDEKDALWPMVKRYLSTTVESLTHSVLIVCARSVGAWFGGRVSRNPSSGCIFWCERTLLLLLGPAIGKSGRRLGVKLLQELERFHPTTEAEARADDARSNAESSAHDGEDDWNTGSFFYPTTLSTVDYYEVLGVERTASLEDIKRAYRAAALQNHPDHAPKEAEAQNAAQERMAVINQAYETLGTDSKRRKYDQACANIQIPGVFSRFNDFPLSTHDGSTVLVAVASLVVKSFVAYAQYYSSFLELTGLGKGPLRYVGFL from the coding sequence ATGTCGTCCGCAGATCCCAAAACCGATGTGCCGCATGGCTTCCGGTTGATTCCAATGCTGTTTTACGAATATTTTGCCGGTTCGGCCTTCAACGTCGATGTGCTGAAGGCAATCTTCAGATCGATTGGTACAGCTGGTAGTAACTGTGGTAAGGGGCTGGGATTGTTTTCTCGCACTGTGAATATAGTGATTGCGCAACTATCCCAACGTGTGGTGGAATGGTGTGTGGTAGCCTATTTCACTAGCAGTAACTCCTTACTTCTTCACCGTGCCGCAGTGCTTCACTGCACTTTCCCCTACGTTCAGCATTACCGTTTCACTAATTGCTGGATCACTCACTTTCCTTGCAGCGTGGCAAAGATTTTTGTTCCGTCGTTCCTGTGGAACTGGGTGAGGAATACAATAGTCGGCCTGCCTTCCTTGGGAGATGACGGTACCGATGGTGTTAACGACTACGGTGAATCTATTTCCTTTTACAACAGTAGTTACGCATCATCTACACCGACGGCTGTCGTAGCCAGTAGCCTGGTCAGTGAGATCACTGAGCACATCATTCAGCAAATAGCTTGGGCGGTGTTGTTTTACAGGTCACGCGATGAGAAGGATGCGCTGTGGCCGATGGTTAAACGGTACTTGTCTACCACAGTTGAATCGCTTACGCATTCAGTGCTTATTGTGTGCGCACGCAGTGTTGGGGCCTGGTTTGGTGGGCGGGTATCTCGTAACCCCAGCTCTGGATGTATTTTCTGGTGTGAACGAACACTGCTTCTGCTTTTAGGACCGGCCATTGGCAAATCGGGTCGCAGGTTGGGGGTTAAGTTGCTCCAAGAATTGGAGAGATTTCATCCAACAACTGAGGCGGAGGCACGGGCCGATGACGCCAGATCCAACGCCGAATCTTCAGCACATGATGGTGAAGATGATTGGAATACTGGCAGTTTCTTTTACCCCACCACCTTGTCAACTGTTGACTATTATGAAGTGCTTGGAGTGGAGCGCACAGCGAGCCTTGAAGACATTAAGCGGGCGTACCGCGCTGCAGCACTTCAGAATCACCCCGATCATGCGCCAAAGGAGGCGGAAGCTCAGAATGCGGCACAGGAACGTATGGCAGTAATAAACCAGGCATACGAAACGTTAGGGACGGACAGTAAGCGTAGGAAATATGATCAGGCATGTGCCAATATTCAAATTCCGGGGGTATTTAGTCGTTTCAACGATTTCCCGTTGTCAACGCACGACGGTAGTACCGTGTTGGTTGCGGTGGCATCTTTGGTTGTAAAATCATTTGTTGCGTACGCGCAGTAttactcttcctttcttgaGTTAACGGGTCTTGGAAAAGGACCATTGCGGTATGTTGGTTTTCTGTAA